CATGGCCAAGGAAATCGGCGTCAGCGACACCACCATCATCAAATACTGCATGCAGCTGGGCTTTTCCGGGTTCGGAGACTTTAAGCGCACCGTTACAGAGTATGTACAGACCCAGTCCAACTGGCACGACCGCCTGGAACAGCATCTCACCGAGATCGAGGACCAGGATGTCTATTCCAAGGTATACCACTCAGAGATCGGAAACATCAAAAACACCCTTGAGAGCGATTTGAACCGGCAGAACTATGACCGGCTTCTCAATTCCCTGGATCAGGCGGAAAACATCTACATCATGGGATTCCGCTCCTCCTCCATCCTGGCCCGGTTCCTCTCCCTGTCCCTGGGCCAGCTGGGCTACCGGACCTATCCCATCACGCCGGAGGCCGGGGATTACTATGAGCTGGCCTGCCGTATGACGCCCAAAGACCTGCTGATCTCCATCTCCTTTTCCCGCTATATGTCGGATGCGGTGATCATCGCGGAGGCCGCGGCCAAAAATGGGGTTCCCCACGTGGCCTTTGCCGACACCATGCTCAGCCCCGTGGCCGCCCATTCGGATTACTCCTTCATCTGCGCGGTGGAATCCTACAACAACGCCCCCTCCCTGGCCGGCGGCTTTGTGCTGATCAGCACCATCCTCACCGGCTGCGCCCAGCGTCATCCTGAAAAGGCCAAATCCTACATGCTTCAGGTGGAGGAATTCTTGGGCGGCCATGGGCTGCTGTATCCTCTGCAGCCCCGGGAGCAGTGAATTTTCTTTTTATTTCTCTGCTGTGCATAATATCATAATAATATTATTATTTCAATTGTTTTTATTTTATAATTTAATTATTATGCAATCTGTTGGATTTTCCATGCCCTTTTTTGATCAAGTCGACGAAAACGGACTGCATTTGACCAGCCTCCTCTCCCTCTGCCCGGCGTCTGGAGCAAAGGGCCTCCTCCAGAGTTCGGGTGCGAACGGCGGCTATGCGATGGCCTTTCACCAAATATTCTGTTTCCCATTCCCAATCTTATGGGAAAGTAGCCAATTATTTGACTTTTTGAAAACTTTTCTGCACATTTTGCAAAAAATGTGGTATACTGAACTATACAACGTGCGGTTTTAACAAACGTAAGTCCGGTTGTTAAAGCTGCGCGTCTTTATATTTAAAGGAGGAACGGTCATGTTTGAGACGGGACAACTGGTTGTGTATGGCACCACCGGTGTATGCCGGGTAGAGGGGACCGGGACACCGGATTTGAAGGGCATCACCAAGCTCTACTATCTGCTGCGCCCCCTGTATCAGGACGGTGTGATCTACGCGCCGGTGGACAGTGAAAAAGTGCTTATACGGCCGGTGATCTCCCGGGAGGAAGCGGAGCGGCTGGTGGCTTTGATCCCCTCCCTCCACGTGCAGGCCTGCCGCGGCCGGACCCTGCAGCAGCTGGCTCAGCATTACCAGTCCATTGTGCAGACCAGCGACTGCCGGGAGCTGATGGAGCTGACCATGTCCATTTACACAAAGCGGCAGGAGGCGGAGCAGCAGAAGCACCGTCTGGGCATGGTGGATGAAAAATACATGCGTCAGGCTGAGCGGCTGCTCCACGGGGAGTTGTCCGCGGCCCTTGGGATCCCCTACGATCAGGTGCCGGCCTTCATCGCCTCCCGTGTGGGCAAGCCCGCCCAGTAAATAGCAGGCAGTCTTGTGAAGACTGCCTGCTATTTTTGTATTTTCCCACGCTTTCATAAAGTTTTTATATGATTAAATATAATTTCTGTATTGGACTTGTCGTGGAAATAGGAGTATTTTTTATGTAGCGAAGAATCGAAAGAATTTTCCACATATATCCGGTGTTTTTCCTTTGTTTTCTCATGTCCGCCTGGGAATTTCAGGCAATTTTTAGCGGGTGGGAGCTTGGAAAACCAACCGGCGTCAAAACAAATTATGAGGAGGTATACACTATGATTATTGACTTTCACGTACACATCCGGAAAGACAAGGGAACCGTAGACAACTTCCTGCGGGGCATGGATGAGAACAACATCGACATCTCCGTTGTACATCCCATTGTCCCCGGCGGCACGCTGGGCCTCTCCGACAACGAGTTTGTCGGTCAGCTGTGCAAGGAGCATCCCGACCGCCTGATGGGCTTTGCCTGCGTTGTGCCCACCGAGTTGGGCGCTGCCGACGAGCTGCGGGCCGCCCTGGACAAGTATGGCTTCAAGGGCCTCAAGCTCCACCCTCCCATCCAGAACTTCTCCATGGCCGATCCCCGGATCGCGCCCTGCATCGAGGTTTGCATCGAATACGACGTGCCCATTCTGATTCACACCGGCGGCATCTATACCCAGGGCGCCCGCATGGCGCTGAGCGACTCCTCCATCATTGATGACCTGGCCATCCGCTATCCCAAGTGCAAGTTCATCATTGCCCACGGCAACCCCTTCACCTGGGACCCCGTCATCGTGGCCAAGAACCCCAACGTATACATGGACACCTGCGGCACCATGGCCCGCTGGATGACCCTCTTCCCCCAGATCGGCCCCGCCACGCTGGCCCAGATGCGCACCAACGACCGCCTGCTGTACGGTTCCGACGCCAATGCGCTCAACACCGCGCGCTTCAAGGAGAACCTGCAGCCCATCCTTGACATGGACGTCTCCGACGAGATCAAGAACAAGATCCTGTGCGAGACCGCCAAGAAGCTGCTGAAGATCTGATTCCCTTTTGCGCGCTTAGGCGGCAGCGCCGCCTGTTAGGAAAGATTACAAAAATTTTAGGAGGTTGTCACAATGTCTGAGGTAACAATTCAAGGCCACAAAGTCGCTGGCGGTACCCGCGCATACTTTACCCTGCCTGTCAGCTACATGGCCAACGGCTCCATGATGGAGATCCCCGTCCACGTCGTCAACGGCGTCAAGCCCGGCCCCAAGCTGATGCTCACGGCTCTCTCCCACGGCGATGCCCCCACCGGTTTGGAAGTCATCCGCCAGGTGCTGGAGACCGTGGACATCGATCAGCTCAGCGGTACCATCATTGCCGTTCCCTGCCAGAACCCCGTTGCATTTGAGTGGAACCGCAGAAACACCCCCCTTGACTCCTACAACATGAACCGCACCTATCCCGGCAACCCCAAGGGCTGGTTCACTGAGCAGCTGGCCGCCACCATCTCCCCCCTGTGCGACGACGCCGATTATCTGATCGACTGGCACGGCGGCGAGTTTGGCATGGCCATCAACTATGTCCTGCTGAAGCTCAATGGCGGCGATTACGTGGACGAAGGCGTCCAGATGGGTAAGGCCTTCGGCCTGGAGTATATGTACGGCGGCAAGCCCGCCGGCGCGCTGAACTCCTATGCCGGCAGCCTGACCGACTATATGCTGAGCTTGGGCAAGCCCGCTATCATCGCGGAGCAGGGCCACGGCATGCCTTTGGCCTTTGATCAGAACGCCCTCTCTGTTCAGGGCGTGTTCAACGTCCTGAAGTACATCGGCGCCTATCCCGGCAAGCCCATCCTGCCCAAGAAGCAGTACTTCCTGCAGGAGCGTCCTCTGATGCGTCCCCGCAACGGCGGTATGTTCTATCCGGAATGCGGCATGGAATTGCTGAACAAGGTGGTTCCCAAGGGCACTCTGATGGCCACCATCCGCAACCCCCTGACGCTGCAGGTTGTCGAGCAGATGTACGCTCCCTGCGAGGAAACTGTCTTCCTGATGATGCGCGGCTGGATGAGCGTAGTCAATCCCGGCGGCTATGCTTACATCATGGGCGAGCGCAAGACTGCCAAGGTCTTTGAAAACGAATAAACTCCATCCACCCCATAAAAAGAATGCGCCCTGCCTTTTGGCAGGGCGTATTCTTTTGCATAAACAGGTCCGGCGCTTCAATCGCAGGACCTGTCTTCTCAATTGCGCCGAACCGCAGTCCTCAATGTTTATCAAAATTGAGCGGCGCAGACTCCTCCACAAAGGAGATGAACTGCTTGGCGGCGCTGTTATAGGCCCGCTCCGTGCTGTAGAGCATGCACACGCTGCGCTTGACCGGGTGGTCGCTGATCCGCAGCAGCGAAATCTTGTCCAGGCTCAATGTAGGCAGGCGGGGCGCGATGGTCACGCCCACACCTGCCTCCACATAGGAGATCAGCGCCTCGGTATTGTTGACGGAGAACACGATCTTTGGAATCACATCCATGCTTTTGAAGTATTCATCCATCTGTCTTCGGAGTCCCTTCTCCGGATTGATGGCCACATAGCTCTCGTCCTTAATCTCATCAAATTTGACGCTGGTCCGCTTTGCCAGGCGGTGGGTTTTGGGCACCAGCAGATAGAGCTCCTGCTCATAGACGGGATACATCACCAGGGGCGTGTCAAAGGTGTTGCGGTAAGGCCCGGCAGCAAAGGCCACGTCGATCTCCTTGGTGTTGATGCGCTCCATCATGTCGTCGATGACACAGGGCACAAAGTTGATGGGCTGGTCGTGATGGCCAAGGAAATTGTAGTAGAGCTCAATCACCGGCGGCAGGAAATCCAGGCTGAGGGAAAAGAGGTATCCCACATTGATCTGCTCCGCCTGGGCATCCTTTTTGTCCCGCACCGCCGCAACGCCGTCGGCCAGATCGGAAAGGACCCGCTTGGCATAGGGGTAGAACAGCTCCCCATACTCTGTGCGGCAGAATTGCTTTCCTTTTTTGGAAAACAGTTTGACCCCCATCTCCCGCTCCAGCTCGCCGATGGCATAGCTGAGGCAGGGCTGCGAGACGTGCATCCTGCTGGCAGCCTTGGTGTAATGCATCTCCTCGCAGATGGCACAAAAATACGTGATCTGTTGCAGCGTCATGCTTCCTTCCTCCCCTATCCAAAGTTTACTTACTTCCAATTTCTATTATAGCGGCTTTCCCTCTCTATTGCAAAGCCAATTTGCACCTGACTCCTGATCCATTTCTCAAGTGCAGATGATCTCCTCCAAGTCCTTGGGGAAGTAGGTCAGCTGTTCCACGCCGGTCTGCGTAATGTGCAGCGTGTCTGAGACGCGGAAACCTCCCAGCCCCTCCACATAGAGTCCAGGCTCCACGGTCATGCACATGCCGGGCTGGAGCACCGTATCATCCCCGATGTCAAAGAAGGGGATCTCGTGGCCCTCGGTGCCGATGGCATGGCCGGTATGGTGGCGCCAGCAGTCCTGAAGACCGTTTTCCCGGTAGAACCGGCGCATCTCCCGGTCCACCTCGCTGCACCGCACGCCGGGCTTGATGACGCTGAAGGCGGTCTTCTGTGCCTCCAGAGCGAGGTTGTAGTAGCGCAGCTGCTCCGGCGAGGGCTCGCCCACAAAGAGCACCCGCTCCATCTCCGTAAAATAGCCCTGGATATAGGCGTTGGTGCCTGTCACCAAGCCGTCGCCTTCCTTCAGCTTGGCATTGATGACCACCGCGTGGGGCAGCGCGGCGTTCTTGCCCACCTGGCCCCGGAACACCGCCCGGACGCCGTCTCTGTCCATGCCGCTCATGCGGTAGTGGGGCCCAAACGCCTTCAGCATGGCGGAGGCGGTTTCCGAGGAGGCGCGCAGGCAGATCTCTATCTCCCCCAGACCAGGCTTGCTGTACTCCTTGAGCAGCACGTGGGCCAGGTTGCTCCACTTGGAGCTCTCCCGCATCAGCATCAGCTCAAAGGGCGATTTGATCCTGCGCAGCTCAGGCACCAGATGGGGAAAAAGCGTCAGCTTCATCTCCGGGCACAGTTCCTTCAGGGCCGGTCCACGGTAGCCCCAGGCGCTGGAATAGCCGCCCGCGTCCGCCGCCAAAAAGGCGCTGGTCAAATGCAGCTCCTCCAGCAGCTGGCGCAGCTTCTCCATGGGATGGACCTCGTCCGGGTATTCAGTGTAGCAGACCACCCTGCAGCCCTTGACTGTCAGCTCCACATGCTCCACCTCCATGCGGGGGACAAAGAGAATGTTCTCCTTCCCCGGGATGTGGATCAGAACCACCGGACGCTCCGTCTGGCTCAGGGCGCAGCCGGTGAGGTAGAAGATGGACCGGGCGGAGAAGACCAGCATGGCCTCCGCGCCGCCAAGCGCCGCGTCCAACTTTTTCTGGCGGCTCTCAAACTCCTCTATCGGAGGGATCAGGGGACTGGACAGGGAAATATGACTTAGATTCATGGCGTGCTCCTTTCAAAATGGGGGGCCGGGGATTGGCTCCGGTCCGCTTGTGGCTGTGCCGGACGAAACCCGGCACGCAAAAACACCGGACAGGTCCTGCATCCATGCGTCCTGTCCGGTGTATGAATTTCCTATTTTTGCAGCTGCTGGCAGAAGTGGCACGCGGAATAGTGACCGGGGCAGATCTCCCGGTATTCAGGCTCCTCCTGCTCGCAGATCTCTTTCCGGTAAGGACAGCGCGTATGGAAGCGGCAGCCTTTCGGCGGATTTTTGGGGCTGGGCAGGTCTCCTTCCAGGACAATGCGGTTTTGCGCCTTTCCGGGGTCCGGCACGGGAATGGCCGACAGCAGCGCCTTGGTATAGGGGTGCTGCGGATTCTCAAACAGCTCCTGGGTGGGGGCCAGCTCCACAATCTTGCCCAGATACATCACGCCCACACGCCTGGAGACGTGACGGATCACGTTCATGGCATGGGAGATGAAGATATAGGTCAGGTCCAGCTCCTCCTGCAAATCGTTGAGCAGGTTCAGAATCTGGGACTGAATCGACACGTCCAGCGCGGAAACCGCCTCGTCGCACAGCACCAGCTTGGGCATCAGAATCAGGGAACGGGCGATGCTGATGCGCTGGCGCTGGCCGCCGGAGAACTCATGGGCATAGCGGTCATAAACATATTCCCGCAGACCCACCTTGGCCAGCATATCGATGGCCCGCTGGCGGCGTTCCTCCGGGTCTGTGACGCCGTTGACCAGCATGGGCTCCTCCACAATTTTGCCCACCGGCATGCGGGGGTCCAGGGAGGAGTAGGGGTCCTGGAAAATGATCTGAATGTTCTTGCGGATGGGG
This window of the Dysosmobacter acutus genome carries:
- a CDS encoding CarD family transcriptional regulator; the protein is MFETGQLVVYGTTGVCRVEGTGTPDLKGITKLYYLLRPLYQDGVIYAPVDSEKVLIRPVISREEAERLVALIPSLHVQACRGRTLQQLAQHYQSIVQTSDCRELMELTMSIYTKRQEAEQQKHRLGMVDEKYMRQAERLLHGELSAALGIPYDQVPAFIASRVGKPAQ
- a CDS encoding amidohydrolase family protein, producing MIIDFHVHIRKDKGTVDNFLRGMDENNIDISVVHPIVPGGTLGLSDNEFVGQLCKEHPDRLMGFACVVPTELGAADELRAALDKYGFKGLKLHPPIQNFSMADPRIAPCIEVCIEYDVPILIHTGGIYTQGARMALSDSSIIDDLAIRYPKCKFIIAHGNPFTWDPVIVAKNPNVYMDTCGTMARWMTLFPQIGPATLAQMRTNDRLLYGSDANALNTARFKENLQPILDMDVSDEIKNKILCETAKKLLKI
- a CDS encoding ABC transporter ATP-binding protein is translated as MADREPLLEIRDLKTYFPFNNGFGKDKKGFVHAVDGVSLDVYPKETLGLVGESGCGKSTLARSVIRIENVTEGSIKFMGQDITHLTKDQLRPIRKNIQIIFQDPYSSLDPRMPVGKIVEEPMLVNGVTDPEERRQRAIDMLAKVGLREYVYDRYAHEFSGGQRQRISIARSLILMPKLVLCDEAVSALDVSIQSQILNLLNDLQEELDLTYIFISHAMNVIRHVSRRVGVMYLGKIVELAPTQELFENPQHPYTKALLSAIPVPDPGKAQNRIVLEGDLPSPKNPPKGCRFHTRCPYRKEICEQEEPEYREICPGHYSACHFCQQLQK
- a CDS encoding M24 family metallopeptidase, with amino-acid sequence MNLSHISLSSPLIPPIEEFESRQKKLDAALGGAEAMLVFSARSIFYLTGCALSQTERPVVLIHIPGKENILFVPRMEVEHVELTVKGCRVVCYTEYPDEVHPMEKLRQLLEELHLTSAFLAADAGGYSSAWGYRGPALKELCPEMKLTLFPHLVPELRRIKSPFELMLMRESSKWSNLAHVLLKEYSKPGLGEIEICLRASSETASAMLKAFGPHYRMSGMDRDGVRAVFRGQVGKNAALPHAVVINAKLKEGDGLVTGTNAYIQGYFTEMERVLFVGEPSPEQLRYYNLALEAQKTAFSVIKPGVRCSEVDREMRRFYRENGLQDCWRHHTGHAIGTEGHEIPFFDIGDDTVLQPGMCMTVEPGLYVEGLGGFRVSDTLHITQTGVEQLTYFPKDLEEIICT
- a CDS encoding MurR/RpiR family transcriptional regulator, with the translated sequence MQQLLKTIQSSYSALPQAQKAVAEYIVDHYQDIPFLSVTSMAKEIGVSDTTIIKYCMQLGFSGFGDFKRTVTEYVQTQSNWHDRLEQHLTEIEDQDVYSKVYHSEIGNIKNTLESDLNRQNYDRLLNSLDQAENIYIMGFRSSSILARFLSLSLGQLGYRTYPITPEAGDYYELACRMTPKDLLISISFSRYMSDAVIIAEAAAKNGVPHVAFADTMLSPVAAHSDYSFICAVESYNNAPSLAGGFVLISTILTGCAQRHPEKAKSYMLQVEEFLGGHGLLYPLQPREQ
- a CDS encoding succinylglutamate desuccinylase/aspartoacylase family protein, encoding MSEVTIQGHKVAGGTRAYFTLPVSYMANGSMMEIPVHVVNGVKPGPKLMLTALSHGDAPTGLEVIRQVLETVDIDQLSGTIIAVPCQNPVAFEWNRRNTPLDSYNMNRTYPGNPKGWFTEQLAATISPLCDDADYLIDWHGGEFGMAINYVLLKLNGGDYVDEGVQMGKAFGLEYMYGGKPAGALNSYAGSLTDYMLSLGKPAIIAEQGHGMPLAFDQNALSVQGVFNVLKYIGAYPGKPILPKKQYFLQERPLMRPRNGGMFYPECGMELLNKVVPKGTLMATIRNPLTLQVVEQMYAPCEETVFLMMRGWMSVVNPGGYAYIMGERKTAKVFENE
- a CDS encoding LysR family transcriptional regulator; amino-acid sequence: MTLQQITYFCAICEEMHYTKAASRMHVSQPCLSYAIGELEREMGVKLFSKKGKQFCRTEYGELFYPYAKRVLSDLADGVAAVRDKKDAQAEQINVGYLFSLSLDFLPPVIELYYNFLGHHDQPINFVPCVIDDMMERINTKEIDVAFAAGPYRNTFDTPLVMYPVYEQELYLLVPKTHRLAKRTSVKFDEIKDESYVAINPEKGLRRQMDEYFKSMDVIPKIVFSVNNTEALISYVEAGVGVTIAPRLPTLSLDKISLLRISDHPVKRSVCMLYSTERAYNSAAKQFISFVEESAPLNFDKH